One part of the Lycium ferocissimum isolate CSIRO_LF1 chromosome 8, AGI_CSIRO_Lferr_CH_V1, whole genome shotgun sequence genome encodes these proteins:
- the LOC132066638 gene encoding fruit-specific protein-like, producing the protein MQSVNMANKLSFFFCILLVSLAVDSFWSSSTRVMALRDLPLLEEAVQVIEQTVLRDVRCFDRCKTNADCKNVIGWRKCTNCRKGYTSVKRCYAN; encoded by the exons ATGCAATCTGTTAACATGGCTAACAagctctctttcttcttttgcattCTCCTTGTTTCACTTGCTG TTGATTCATTTTGGTCCTCAAGCACTCGAGTGATGGCTCTGCGAGATCTACCTTTATTAGAAGAAGCTGTACAAGTGATTGAGCAGACTGTACTCCGAGATGTGCGTTGTTTCGATCGTTGCAAAACTAATGCAGATTGCAAAAATGTAATAGGCTGGAGAAAGTGTACGAATTGTCGTAAGGGTTATACGTCTGTGAAAAGGTGCTACGCTAATTGA